A single region of the Manihot esculenta cultivar AM560-2 chromosome 12, M.esculenta_v8, whole genome shotgun sequence genome encodes:
- the LOC110627452 gene encoding subtilisin-like protease SBT5.3, whose amino-acid sequence MRILNHTLFFLSFIFLISLLRPTFASKKSYVVYLGAHSHAHDFTSVDQSLVTDSHYDLLGSFLGSRELAQDAIFYSYTRHINGFAATIEDEVAAELAKHPKVVSVFLNTGKKLHTTHSWSFLGLEQNGIVPSNSIWKKARFGEDIIIGNLDTGVWPESKSFRDEVLGPIPSKWKGICESGSDPGFHCNRKLIGARYFNKGYASVAGPLNSTFNTPRDKEGHGTHTLSTAGGNFVAGASVFGLGNGTAKGGSPKSRVAAYKVCYPPVGGNECFDADILAAFDAAINDGVDVLSLSLGGDPTPFFNDSVAIGSFHAVKKGIVVVCSAGNSGPADATVSNLAPWQITVGASTMDREFPSYVTLGNDMTLKGESLSRKALPKDKYFPIISAADAREANASAEDALLCKAGTLDPNKAKGKILVCLRGVNARVEKGEQAALAGAVGMVLANDRDSGNEILADPHVLPVSHVNYANGVAILAYINSTKSPIAHITPPISQIGTKPAPFMAAFSSKGPNRIAPEILKPDITAPGVSIIAAYTEAEGPTNEDFDTRRIQFNSISGTSMSCPHVSGIAGLLKTLHPTWSPAAIKSAIMTSSMTRDNNREPILNATHSKATPLNYGSGHVRPNRAMDPGLVYDLSVNDHLNFLCAMGYNATQILSFSETPYSCPSKPINLVNFNYPSIAIPDFNGSVTVTRRVKNVGSGPSSYTARVRKPSGFAISVEPKVLKFDKVGEEKSFSVTFKSKKSSARKDFVFGELIWSDNKHYVRSPIVVKW is encoded by the exons atgaggatattgaaTCATACCCTTTTCttcttatcatttatttttctcatcTCATTGCTCAGACCCACTTTTGCTTCCAAAAAG TCATATGTTGTCTACTTGGGAGCACATTCACATGCCCATGATTTCACTTCTGTTGATCAAAGTCTTGTGACAGATTCTCATTATGATCTTCTTGGATCATTCTTAGGAAG TCGAGAGTTAGCTCAAGATGCAATATTTTATTCATACACAAGACACATCAATGGCTTTGCTGCAACTATAGAAGATGAAGTTGCTGCAGAACTAGCCA AACATCCAAAAGTAGTTTCGGTCTTCTTGAACACAGGAAAAAAGCTGCATACAACTCATTCATGGAGCTTCCTCGGACTCGAACAAAACGGCATAGTTCCATCAAACTCAATCTGGAAGAAAGCAAGATTCGGCGAAGATATAATTATTGGAAACCTTGACACTG GAGTGTGGCCTGAATCAAAAAGCTTTAGAGATGAAGTATTGGGACCAATTCCATCAAAGTGGAAAGGAATATGTGAAAGTGGGTCAGATCCTGGTTTCCACTGCAATAG GAAGCTTATTGGGGCAAGATACTTCAACAAGGGCTATGCCTCAGTAGCTGGTCCACTGAATTCCACCTTCAATACACCTCGTGACAAAGAGGGCCATGGAACTCACACCCTCTCAACAGCCGGTGGAAATTTTGTAGCAGGAGCCAGTGTCTTTGGTTTAGGCAATGGAACAGCCAAAGGTGGCTCGCCAAAATCTCGAGTTGCAGCTTACAAGGTCTGCTATCCTCCAGTTGGTGGAAACGAGTGCTTTGATGCTGATATTTTAGCAGCATTTGACGCTGCAATAAATGATGGAGTTGATGTCTTGTCTTTGTCACTTGGAGGGGATCCTACACCTTTTTTTAATGATAGTGTTGCAATTGGCTCTTTTCATGCTGTAAAGAAAGGGATTGTCGTCGTTTGTTCTGCTGGTAATTCTggtcctgctgatgctactgtCTCCAATCTTGCGCCGTGGCAGATCACTGTCGGAGCCAGCACCATGGACAGGGAGTTTCCGAGTTATGTGACTCTTGGCAATGACATGACCTTAAAG GGAGAAAGTTTATCAAGAAAGGCCTTGCCAAAGGACAAGTACTTCCCAATTATAAGTGCTGCAGATGCTAGAGAAGCAAATGCATCTGCGGAAGACGC GCTGCTGTGCAAAGCTGGAACACTTGATCCGAACAAGGCGAAGGGGAAGATCTTGGTCTGTCTCCGAGGGGTGAATGCAAGAGTTGAGAAGGGTGAGCAAGCTGCTCTGGCCGGTGCTGTTGGGATGGTTCTTGCCAATGATAGGGATTCCGGCAATGAAATTCTTGCTGATCCTCATGTTCTTCCTGTTTCTCATGTCAATTACGCCAATGGTGTTGCTATCTTGGCTTACATTAACTCCACCAA GTCTCCTATTGCTCATATTACACCTCCAATATCACAAATTGGCACCAAACCAGCTCCCTTCATGGCAGCATTTTCATCTAAGGGTCCCAACAGAATTGCTCCTGAGATCCTCAAG CCTGATATTACTGCACCAGGAGTGAGTATCATAGCAGCCTACACAGAAGCAGAAGGACCTACAAATGAAGATTTCGACACACGACGAATTCAATTCAACTCAATATCAGGCACTTCAATGTCATGCCCTCATGTTTCAGGCATAGCTGGCCTTCTCAAAACTCTGCATCCAACCTGGAGTCCAGCAGCAATTAAATCAGCAATCATGACTAGCT CCATGACTCGAGATAATAACAGGGAGCCAATTCTGAATGCAACCCACTCGAAGGCAACTCCATTAAACTATGGATCAGGACATGTCAGACCAAACCGAGCTATGGATCCAGGGCTGGTTTATGACTTGTCAGTTAACGATCACCTGAACTTTCTATGTGCCATGGGATACAATGCAACCCAGATATTATCATTCTCAGAGACTCCCTACAGCTGCCCTTCAAAGCCTATTAATCTTGTCAACTTCAATTACCCTTCAATCGCCATCCCTGATTTCAATGGTTCGGTCACAGTCACTCGAAGAGTTAAAAACGTTGGCAGTGGTCCGAGTAGTTATACAGCTCGTGTCAGAAAACCAAGTGGGTTTGCGATTTCTGTTGAGCCAAAGGTCTTGAAGTTCGACAAGGTTGGGGAAGAGAAGAGCTTTAGTGTTACCTTCAAAAGCAAGAAATCGTCTGCAAGAAAGGATTTTGTATTTGGAGAGTTGATTTGGTCGGATAATAAGCACTATGTGAGAAGTCCTATTGTGGTGAAGTGGTGA
- the LOC110627453 gene encoding glucose-1-phosphate adenylyltransferase small subunit 2, chloroplastic isoform X2 produces MASMAAIGVPRVPSSSTSSSSQSNSSNLNRRTPVQSLSFSSSSISGDKIYSKVFSARRGNAYNEKTPRIVSPKAVSDSRNSQTCLDPDASRSVLGIILGGGAGTRLYPLTKKRAKPAVPLGANYRLIDIPVSNCLNSNISKIYVLTQFNSASLNRHLSRAYASNMGGYKNEGFVEVLAAQQSPENPNWFQGTADAVRQYLWLFEEHNVLEFLILAGDHLYRMDYERFIQAHRETDADITVAALPMDEKRATAFGLMKIDEEGRIIEFAEKPKGEQLKAMKVDTTILGLDDERAKELPFIASMGIYVVSKNVMLDLLRDKFPGANDFGSEVIPGATSIGMRVQAYLYDGYWEDIGTIEAFYNANLGITKKPVPDFSFYDRSSPIYTQPRYLPPSKMLDADVTDSVIGEGCVIKNCKIHHSVVGLRSCISEGAIIEDTLLMGADYYETDADRRFLAAKGSVPIGIGKNSHIKRAIIDKNARIGDDVKVINRIATLLEEFLLLFCVV; encoded by the exons ATGGCGAGTATGGCGGCCATCGGAGTTCCGAGAGTACCGTCTTCTTCGACTTCATCTTCTTCACAGTCCAATTCGTCGAATCTCAATCGGAGAACGCCTGTGCAAAGCCTTTCGTTCTCCTCGTCTAGCATCTCCGGTGATAAGATTTACTCCAAGGTTTTTTCTGCTCGCCGAGGAAATGCTTATAATGAGAAGACTCCACGGATCGTTTCTCCTAAGGCCGTTTCTGATTCCAGGAATTCGCAAACTTGTCTTGACCCTGACGCTAGTCGA AGTGTCTTGGGAATTATTCTTGGAGGCGGTGCTGGGACCCGCCTTTACCCACTTACAAAGAAGAGGGCAAAACCTGCTGTTCCTTTAGGAGCAAATTACAGACTGATTGATATTCCTGTGAGCAACTGCTTGAACAGTAATATATCAAAGATTTACGTTCTTACACAATTCAATTCTGCATCTCTTAATCGTCACCTTTCACGGGCATATGCAAGCAACATGGGTGGCTACAAGAATGAAGGTTTTGTTGAAGTTCTTGCAGCCCAGCAGAGCCCAGAGAATCCAAATTGGTTCCAG GGCACAGCTGATGCTGTCAGACAGTACTTGTGGTTATTTGAAGAGCACAATGTTCTGGAATTCTTGATTCTTGCTGGGGATCATTTATACCGCATGGATTATGAAAGGTTTATTCAAGCACACAGAGAAACTGATGCAGATATAACAGTAGCTGCTCTACCAATGGATGAAAAACGTGCAACAGCCTTTGGTCTGATGAAAATTGATGAAGAAGGGCGCATAATTGAATTTGCTGAGAAGCCAAAAGGGGAGCAATTGAAAGCTATGAAG GTTGATACTACAATTCTAGGTCTTGATGATGAGAGAGCAAAAGAGTTGCCTTTTATTGCTAGTATGGGGATATATGTCGTCAGCAAAAATGTGATGTTAGATCTTCTAAGAGATAAGTTTCCTGGAGCCAATGATTTTGGAAGTGAAGTTATTCCTGGTGCTACTTCCATTGGGATGAGA GTGCAAGCTTACTTATATGATGGCTACTGGGAAGATATTGGAACAATTGAGGCATTTTACAATGCCAATCTGGGTATAACTAAAAAGCCAGTGCCAGATTTCAG CTTCTATGATCGTTCATCTCCAATTTATACTCAGCCTCGATATTTGCCTCCATCCAAGATGCTTGATGCTGATGTTACTGACAGTGTTATTGGTGAGGGGTGTGTTATTAAG AACTGTAAGATTCACCACTCTGTGGTTGGGCTTCGATCCTGCATATCAGAAGGTGCAATCATAGAGGATACATTACTAATGGGAGCAGATTACTATGAG ACTGATGCTGACAGGAGGTTTCTGGCAGCCAAGGGTAGTGTTCCAATTGGTATTGGCAAGAATTCTCATATTAAGAGAGCCATTATTGACAAAAATGCTCGCATTGGGGACGATGTGAAGGTAATAAATAGAATTGCAACTTTGCTTGAAGAATTC
- the LOC110627453 gene encoding glucose-1-phosphate adenylyltransferase small subunit 2, chloroplastic isoform X1, protein MASMAAIGVPRVPSSSTSSSSQSNSSNLNRRTPVQSLSFSSSSISGDKIYSKVFSARRGNAYNEKTPRIVSPKAVSDSRNSQTCLDPDASRSVLGIILGGGAGTRLYPLTKKRAKPAVPLGANYRLIDIPVSNCLNSNISKIYVLTQFNSASLNRHLSRAYASNMGGYKNEGFVEVLAAQQSPENPNWFQGTADAVRQYLWLFEEHNVLEFLILAGDHLYRMDYERFIQAHRETDADITVAALPMDEKRATAFGLMKIDEEGRIIEFAEKPKGEQLKAMKVDTTILGLDDERAKELPFIASMGIYVVSKNVMLDLLRDKFPGANDFGSEVIPGATSIGMRVQAYLYDGYWEDIGTIEAFYNANLGITKKPVPDFSFYDRSSPIYTQPRYLPPSKMLDADVTDSVIGEGCVIKNCKIHHSVVGLRSCISEGAIIEDTLLMGADYYETDADRRFLAAKGSVPIGIGKNSHIKRAIIDKNARIGDDVKIINGDNVQEAARETDGYFIKSGIVTVIKDALIPSGTVI, encoded by the exons ATGGCGAGTATGGCGGCCATCGGAGTTCCGAGAGTACCGTCTTCTTCGACTTCATCTTCTTCACAGTCCAATTCGTCGAATCTCAATCGGAGAACGCCTGTGCAAAGCCTTTCGTTCTCCTCGTCTAGCATCTCCGGTGATAAGATTTACTCCAAGGTTTTTTCTGCTCGCCGAGGAAATGCTTATAATGAGAAGACTCCACGGATCGTTTCTCCTAAGGCCGTTTCTGATTCCAGGAATTCGCAAACTTGTCTTGACCCTGACGCTAGTCGA AGTGTCTTGGGAATTATTCTTGGAGGCGGTGCTGGGACCCGCCTTTACCCACTTACAAAGAAGAGGGCAAAACCTGCTGTTCCTTTAGGAGCAAATTACAGACTGATTGATATTCCTGTGAGCAACTGCTTGAACAGTAATATATCAAAGATTTACGTTCTTACACAATTCAATTCTGCATCTCTTAATCGTCACCTTTCACGGGCATATGCAAGCAACATGGGTGGCTACAAGAATGAAGGTTTTGTTGAAGTTCTTGCAGCCCAGCAGAGCCCAGAGAATCCAAATTGGTTCCAG GGCACAGCTGATGCTGTCAGACAGTACTTGTGGTTATTTGAAGAGCACAATGTTCTGGAATTCTTGATTCTTGCTGGGGATCATTTATACCGCATGGATTATGAAAGGTTTATTCAAGCACACAGAGAAACTGATGCAGATATAACAGTAGCTGCTCTACCAATGGATGAAAAACGTGCAACAGCCTTTGGTCTGATGAAAATTGATGAAGAAGGGCGCATAATTGAATTTGCTGAGAAGCCAAAAGGGGAGCAATTGAAAGCTATGAAG GTTGATACTACAATTCTAGGTCTTGATGATGAGAGAGCAAAAGAGTTGCCTTTTATTGCTAGTATGGGGATATATGTCGTCAGCAAAAATGTGATGTTAGATCTTCTAAGAGATAAGTTTCCTGGAGCCAATGATTTTGGAAGTGAAGTTATTCCTGGTGCTACTTCCATTGGGATGAGA GTGCAAGCTTACTTATATGATGGCTACTGGGAAGATATTGGAACAATTGAGGCATTTTACAATGCCAATCTGGGTATAACTAAAAAGCCAGTGCCAGATTTCAG CTTCTATGATCGTTCATCTCCAATTTATACTCAGCCTCGATATTTGCCTCCATCCAAGATGCTTGATGCTGATGTTACTGACAGTGTTATTGGTGAGGGGTGTGTTATTAAG AACTGTAAGATTCACCACTCTGTGGTTGGGCTTCGATCCTGCATATCAGAAGGTGCAATCATAGAGGATACATTACTAATGGGAGCAGATTACTATGAG ACTGATGCTGACAGGAGGTTTCTGGCAGCCAAGGGTAGTGTTCCAATTGGTATTGGCAAGAATTCTCATATTAAGAGAGCCATTATTGACAAAAATGCTCGCATTGGGGACGATGTGAAG